A region from the Sphaerodactylus townsendi isolate TG3544 linkage group LG01, MPM_Stown_v2.3, whole genome shotgun sequence genome encodes:
- the PPP2R5B gene encoding serine/threonine-protein phosphatase 2A 56 kDa regulatory subunit beta isoform, translated as METKIPPAVTPTSPSSPGMSPVPPPDKVDGFSRRSLRRSRQRRSHSSSQFRYQSNQQELTPLPLLKDAPVSELHDLLCKKLQQCSILFDFLDCVADLKGKEIKRAALNELVECVATNRGILIEPLYPEIIKMITVNIFRTLPPSENPEFDPEEDEPNLEPSWPHLQLVYEFFLRFLESPDFQPSVAKRYIDQKFVLLLLELFDSEDPREREYLKTILHRVYGKFLGLRAYIRKQCNNIFLRFIYETEHFNGVAELLEILGSIINGFALPLKTEHKQFLVRVLIPLHSVKSLSIFHAQLAYCVVQFLEKDAMLTEHVIRGLLKYWPKTCTQKEVMFLGEIEEILDVIEPSQFVKIQEPLFKQVARCIASPHFQVAERALYFWNNEYILSLVEDNCNTVLPTIFGTLYRVSKEHWNPTIVSLVYNVLKTFMEMNGKLFDELTASYKVEKQQELKKEKERQELWRQLDELQLRKLQGLEEAKMNRLNLQHSLAVQRGEAS; from the exons ATGGAGACCAAGATACCGCCCGCCGTCACTCCCACCAGCCCTTCATCCCCGGGAATGTCCCCGGTGCCACCACCGGATAAAGTGGATGGCTTCTCCCGGCGCTCGCTGCGTCGCTCCCGCCAGAGGCGGTCTCACAGTTCCTCCCAGTTCCGGTACCAGAGCAACCAGCAGGAGCTCACGCCTCTCCCTTTGTTGAAAG atGCTCCTGTTTCAGAGCTGCATGACCTTCTGTGCAAGAAGCTCCAGCAGTGCTCCATCCTCTTCGACTTCCTGGATTGTGTTGCAGAcctgaagggcaaggagatcaagCGAGCAGCCCTCAACGAACTGGTGGAGTGTGTGGCCACGAACCGTGGCATTCTCATTGAGCCACTCTACCCTGAGATCATAAAGATg ATCACTGTCAATATCTTCCGGACACTTCCTCCCAGTGAGAACCCTGAGTTTGACCCTGAAGAAGATGAACCCAACTTGGAGCCTTCTTGGCCACATCTACAG CTTGTTTATGAGTTTTTCCTCCGGTTTCTTGAGAGCCCAGACTTCCAACCCTCAGTTGCCAAGCGCTACATAGACCAGAAATTCGTATTGCTG CTACTAGAGCTATTTGACAGCGAGGACCCCCGGGAGCGTGAATACCTCAAGACCATCCTCCACCGTGTCTACGGCAAGTTCCTGGGCCTGCGTGCCTACATCCGCAAGCAATGCAACAACATTTTCTTGCG GTTTATCTATGAGACGGAGCATTTCAATGgtgtggcagaactgctggagaTCCTGGGGAG CATCATCAATGGCTTCGCCCTGCCCTTGAAGACAGAACACAAGCAGTTCCTGGTACGAGTCCTCATCCCACTTCATTCAGTGAAATCCCTCTCCATATTCCATGCCCAG CTGGCTTATTGTGTGGTCCAGTTCCTGGAAAAGGATGCCATGTTGACAGAGCAT GTGATCCGTGGGCTGTTGAAGTACTGGCCAAAGACCTGTACACAGAAGGAG GTGATGTTCCTGGGAGAGATAGAAGAGATCCTAGATGTCATTGAACCCTCACAATTTGTGAAGATTCAGGAGCCGCTTTTCAAGCAGGTGGCTCGCTGTATTGCCAGCCCTCACTTCCAG GTTGCAGAGCGGGCTCTGTATTTCTGGAACAACGAATACATCTTGAGCCTGGTGGAGGATAACTGCAACACGGTGCTGCCCACCATCTTTGGCACACTCTATCGTGTCTCCAAGGAGCACTGGAACCC GACCATTGTTTCTTTGGTCTACAATGTCCTCAAGACCTTTATGGAGATGAATGGGAAACTCTTCGATGAACTCACAGCCTCCTACAAAGTGGAGAAGCAGCa ggaactgaagaaggaaaaggagcgGCAGGAGCTGTGGCGGCAACTGGACGAGCTCCAGTTGCGGAAGCTGCAAGGACTGGAGGAGGCCAAGATGAACCGCCTGAACCTGCAGCACAGCTTGGCTGTGCAGAGGGGAGAGGCGAGCTAG